The following nucleotide sequence is from Coffea eugenioides isolate CCC68of chromosome 3, Ceug_1.0, whole genome shotgun sequence.
tttggggggctACACGACGACTTAAGAAAGGTTTCTAGTTATATTCTTCTCTATTGCTTTTCCTCATAAATTTATGTATATGTCTTTGTTAGTGATTTATTGCCATAATTAATTCTGTACAATCTTAAGTCAATTTTTTGAGTGCATTATTTCCAACATTACTTGCCCTAATAAGCTGTACTGTAGGAGGTTAGTGTCCCTtggaatttccatttctttatgGGTCAATTACATTAATTTATCTCCCTTGAGATTTAGCCAAGTTACTAAACAAACCTTGAAGTTTTGTTAAATAACAGTCTCACCTCCTGCCTGTACAAACGTTTGTCCAGAAACCCCTAACGTCTAAAGCCGTTAAAGATGCAACTGATGGCAAGAAAAAAATATTGTGCAAGCCCAAAGATGCCCTTAATTACATAGGCCTGCTCATTTTTTGTTCCGCAAATACCCCTTTCGTGTTTTATACATTGGTTACACACAAGATTTTGTCAAAATGCCTCACGGTTCAAGAATATCGTTCATCTCTCCCAAAGTCCCAATTCTGATGCTCAATACaggcaataataataataataataaaatcgAAGGTTTTTAAATCTGAGGAGGAAGAAGCAAGATAGCAAGCACTTGTGAATTAAGCTTTGGACAATCAAAATCAAGATTCTGGCATGCATGTGAATGTCAATAATTCAAGGATCAAggcaatttttttaaaattgttttGAAGATTTGAGAGTTTTTGAAATTGGGTTTGAAAATCCATGGGAGActggttttttttgttttttgttttttttttatcataataGGGTTATCATGATTAGTGGGCGTTGATCAACTAAGAGctttttgtttaatttcaaaatttttagtaagtgtgttttcttttatttgttcgagtagatttcttttttcttttttttcacgtTTGATTTACATTTCTTTAATGAAAACTCTGTGATTTCGTCTTTTCTAGTAAGCAGGTATTAATTAAAGTTTTAATTTTATGAGcagttttttcttttgtgaaaTTAGGCATGGATTCATCATGAACAGTACTCCAATTGATAATCTAAGGTTGAAAAACGGATGATGTACTAAATGTGAAAACTGGACGGTGGGTATTGGTGAAGGTTTCAAGAACCCTGGTTTACTATCAGGTCATGCACCTATAGGTGAGCAAGTGGATTGGGTTATTTATAAATAATGAAAAAGAGTTAAAATTATGTCAATCTATAAATTGTtgtgaaactaataaaataaactccCAAAGTAGGGATTGAAATAGTAGagtgagaaaagagagagatagaattatTATATTTACTGATCAAAGTACTTCCAAGTCTCAAGGTTACAAGGTTACAAATGCAGTAGGATTCACCCCTATATATAGGTGATCCAAGATCAAAGGTACATGAACCCTATTAAGTACTAATACATGAATTTAGTACATCAAGTACATCCATAAATGAGTTCATCCAATGTACCAATGAATCTAGGGTGAATACATGTGACTATCATCTTGAGAATACAAACGGAcatcttcatcttgtaatcCTTCTTGAGAATATCAACGGACAGCCACATCTAGAGAATATCAATGGACATCCacatcttatcattatttcataacactcccccttggatgtccatgacacaaagaatatgcctcgttaaaaccttactagGGAAAAACCCAGTGGGATAAAaaccctagtgaaggaaaaagagtacactattcttgtgtaATAAATTCTCCCCCTGATGCAAACATTATATGAGATCTTTTAGCCGACGCATATCAATATTCTTCACCAGTTTTCCAAATGTAGCAGTCGGCAAAGCCTTGGTAAACAAATCTGTCAAATTATTATCCGATCGGATTTGTAGCACATCAATCTCACCATTCTTCATTCCAACGTCGTCTTGTAggcgagaaattaaatcttgctaataaattCACAGCAACTGATATATCTGGTCTTGTACAATTAGTAAGATAATAAGCGCACCAAAtgcactgagatatggtacttcaggacCAAATATCTCTTCATGTTCCTCTTGTGGCTTAAAGGGATCCTTATTAGGATCCAATGATCTGACGACCATTGGGGTACTTAATGTATGTGCTTTATCCATACGGAACCGCTTTAATACCTTCTGGGTATAAGTAGTTTGGTGAATGCTCAATTAGTAAACCAAGacagaattttgtctttccaaaatctttgatcTCAAATTCTTCTTCAAATATTCGACAGCCTTTTGGatctcttcaggagttccaaTCAAATTGAGATTATCAACATATATCGCaataatcacaaaatttgacccttttttcttgataaaaacacatgGACATATTGGGTCATTGATATAACCTTCTTTAGTTAAGTATTCATTGAGGTggttataccacatacgtccaGATTGCTTGAGCCCATACAAAGACTTTTGTATTCTAATAGAATACATATCTCTAGGATTTGATTTACATGCTTCAGGCATATTGAATCCTTCAGGGATtctcatgtaaatattattgtCAAGATTCTTATACAAATAAGCAGTGACAACGTCCATCAGACGCATATCAAGTTTTTCATGCACTGCAAtactcacaagatatctaaatgtGATCGTATCCATTACAGGTGAATAcgtttcatcataatcaaatccagACCTTTGTGAAAAGCCTTGGGCTACAAGTCTTGTTTTATATCTcactatttcattcttttcattcctttttctcacaaaaatccatttatatccaaCTGGCTTGACACCTTCAGGCGTTTGGACTACAGGTCCAAAAACATTTCTTTTAGCCAGTGAATCTAATTCAGATTGTATTGGCCTTTTCATTTTGGTCAATCATTTCTATGCCGACATTCATCAACCGATCTAGATTCATGATCCTTATCAActtctataatatcaagtgctacatttcattaggctccaattaacttttctataatttcattctcttcaggAGCTGGCTCTTCGGGAGCTGGCTCTTCAGGAGCGACCTCTTCAGGAGGTTAAATTTTGTCATGACATTTATTTAATCTCCGGAGATATTTGAAATCAATGTATACCTTATATAGGTAGGCCGGCCTTTATTTGTAGCACTTGTACATGTCCTTCAGGGACATCAATTTTAACAAGAGTATTTCCTGCAGGAATAGTTGATTTAATAACTCTTCTGGAGTCGATAAatataattttcttcaaatgaagaatttcttgaacttcTAGTTCACATTGTTTTGTATGAGGATCGAGGAAATCCAATTGTTCAGATGATTTCCTTTCGGTTGATCTTTTCCTCCCCCTAATGTCGGGATAGATCACTCATCAATAGATTTAATCGTAAAAGGTGATGCATATCCGACATAAATTTCTTTTGGAGCCATGTATAATATAAAGGGGGTATGTATAAATACTTGTCGACATTCAAATATTCTCACTTTTGCCAAATCATATATTCATTGGGATCAGTAAACTTCTGGTTTACTGCATGTGATGATTATAAATCAAATGAGAATAAAGATAACTATATCGATAACCATTACACCCTCGAATGATTAATATGATATAATCAACTTTCATCTGACttgatttttattattatctcaTTCAGTGTCTCAATTTGATATCCATCTCGACGGATATCTTTAATAAATTTCTTCGAGTGTTGGGAGAGAGTAGTGCATTATTTACGACAATTTTGGTTCCTTCAGGAAAAATAGAGTGACTCTTCCAGAGCCCTCAATTAATTTTGCACTACCACTGATGGTATTAAATTTGTCTCTCCCATctccaaagaagaaaaatatcttttatttttcaatatagTGTGCGTAGAAGCACTATTAATGAGACAAATGTTATCATCACCATTATATAGATCCCAAATATTTGgcatccatttcttcttcaggaagaaaataaatgaaactaaATATTGATAAAAGATGCGAGAATAGACATTATGCAAAGTAAATTGATAAAACTAACAACATATCAAACAACATACCAAAGTAATGACAATCCTGCAAGACTAACAACATATCAAACATCTAgacaaatattaaatatatgaTCATTTTGCATCTTCAGGATGCTCAAAGAAATCGGCAATATCCAGGTGTGTCATGtcagcatcatcatcatcataagCATTCTTTTGGTCGATAAAATTTGTCTCGACATCTTTGTCCTTCTTTTTCAATGATGCTTGATAGAGGTCAACAAGATGTTCAGCCGTACGACAGGTACGGGACCAGTGACCTTCCATACCACATCGGTagcatttttcttcataaactttcttttctccttctttcGGATCGTAgtcattttctctctcttgagAAATATTTTGTTGCTTGCCACGGCTATAATTTTCACGAGGCACAAATCTACTACGATCACGTCCACGgccacggccacgtccacggCTTCTTCCACGGCCACCTCTACGGCCACGTCCACGACCTCGAccagaattttgaaattgagtcCCATTCGCTTCAGGGAATGGACTTGCACCAGTTGGTCGGGACTCATGATTTTTCAGCaataattcattattttgttcaGCCAACAGAAGACATGCAATAAGttcagaatattttttaaatcctcTCTCTCTATATTGCTGCTGCAGGAGCATATTAGAGACATGAAAAGTAGAGAATGTTTTCTCTAACATATTTTCATCAGTGACTTTTTCGCCACACAATGATAATTGAGAAGTAATTCTGAACATGGCTGAATTATATTCGTTGACAGATTTGAAATCTTGTAGTCGTAAGTGGAGCCAATCATATCGGGCCTTTGGAAGAACGACCAACTTCAGGTGGTCGAATCTTTCTTTCAAATCTCGCCAAAGGACAAGAGGATCTTTGACAGTAAGATACTCTACTTTTAGTCCTTCATCTAAATGACGACGAAGGAAAATCATGGCCTTAGCACGGTCTTGGTTTGAGGCATCATTCTCATCAACAATAGTATTACCAAGACCCATTGCCTCAAGATGAATTTCAACATCCAAAACCCacgataaataattttttccagaaatatcAAGAGGTATGAACTCTTGTTTTGTGAGATTAGCCATAAGACTATGCAATAGATTCGTAGAAAAGAATTTTACCTTGATAAGTAGTCAAAAGTTGTTTGGGCGGAATCTTGTCTCGTGCTTCACTTTTGCTTCGCACCTTTCCTTCACTCAAAGTAGAGACCCGTGCTCCTTAACTCAAGGTAGAGACTCGTGCTGATAACGTGTtgtgaaactaataaaataaactccCAAAGTAGGGATTGAAATAGTAGagtgagaaaagagagagatagaattatTATATTTACTGATCAAAGTACTTCCAAGTCTCAAGGTTACAAGGTTACAAATGAAGTAGGATTCACCCCTATATATAGGTGATCCAAGATCAAAGGTACATGAACCCTATTAAATACACTAATACATGAATTTAGTACATCAAGTACATCCATAAATGAGTTCATCCAATGTACCAATGAATCTAGGGAGAATACATGTGACTATCATCTTGAGAATGCAAACGGAcatcttcatcttgtaatcCTTCTTGAGAATATCAACGGACAGCCACATCTAGAGAATATCAACGGACATCCacatcttatcattatttcatAACATAAATGATTATTATGCATTTTTAAAGGAGTATAAAAAAGAGTGGAGTAGGATTTaaaaaaaggtgaaattgaTGGAACTTTTCAAATAGGAGGACTGGGAATGTGAAACTGATGAATTTCTTCATTAGGAGAACTTCGTGAATCTAATTAATGAAGCTGCTTTGTCAGTGATATGTCGCAGCACAAATGATTTCTTTAGTTTATAAAACAGAAGTGCAAACTTTTCTTTACCTCTTCGTTCTTCCAACTGCTCTCTACTTCTTCTCATCTTCTCAGAAATCCTTCTTCTTCGGAGGGAGACCATTCCATGGATTTTATTTTAGGATGTTTTTCAATAATGTCTTTGCTAAGCTTTTTTAGTGAGACCCGTTGTTTCTCCTAGGAGTTTATAGTGAGAATTTTATATTGCTCCTCTGTTTGGATTcatcaattttttaaatattataaaaattttaaaaaagtactttaaaaagtaatctaaatttttttaatatttaaaaaatatcccaaaatatattctaaaaatctTCTGctcttaaatattccaaaatattttctaaaaatatcccaaaatatactctaaaaactctgttatagtaaaattttttaaaaacacccccaaaaacagctaatccaaatggattttatcttcatttttttgtttgattcgAATTTACTTCAAATCTGGTTGTCAAATCTAGAATGTCTTGGGATCTTGGGTCTATCTCAACAGATCTGATCATTGTTATTAAAGTTTAAAGCCATTTGATTAGCAAATGTGTTGATTGGAACATGTACAGAAGGGAGTTGCAGCGATATATCTTATTAAAAGgcaatttgaaattttcttgtatttttcagatttgttcaaaatcattcaaatctaCTGGATCAGTTATTAAATTGTAgatttgttattttaaatgcaTGTTTAATGTGGCAGAGATGTAATGATTGGGAGAAACACCTTGAGAGAGCTTACCAAAGAGTGTAATATGTAAGTCAGGAACCCAACTCTAATCCAAAAGTTTAAGCCATTAGGTTTCAAATCTTTACTTAGATATTAACTGTCCTTTCTCTATCTCTCGGACCAATGTGGGACATAATCCCTTACTCATGAATTCTTAACACTTTGGCACTTCGGTCCACCATCAAGAAGAGAATTTTTACTGGTGTAACTCCTAGAAGAATTCACTTGCCCATGAATAGTCCAGTCACACAACATAAAACTTTGATACCAATTTGATAGGGAGAAACATTCGAAAGAGTCCATCAAAGAGTTcaatatgtaagtcaggaactcaattctgacccAAAAACTTAAGCCATTAGGTTTCGGTCCTTTACTTGCATATTAATCGCCCTTTCTCTATCTCTCAGACCAATGTAGGACATAATCTTTTACTCATGAACCTACCATGTAAATCAAATTTTATTAGACAACTTCCAATAATCCGTTAATGAAATTtgctttttgtcaaaaaaaaaatggaatagaATTGCAAATGAGCCTTGCTCGTTGCACCTATTGTAGCGGACTCTGGATATGCTTTAGAGAagatttttcagtttttttgGAGTGGAATGATGAGAATCAGAGGTAAGGTTCTAAACCATGGAGAGACTAGTTTATCAGAAAGTGTGTGTGTGAACATGCATCTGATGTAATATACTGACAAAGGGGCGCAGGAATGCCTTTG
It contains:
- the LOC113766454 gene encoding uncharacterized protein LOC113766454 translates to MGLGNTIVDENDASNQDRAKAMIFLRRHLDEGLKVEYLTVKDPLVLWRDLKERFDHLKLVVLPKARYDWLHLRLQDFKSVNEYNSAMFRITSQLSLCGEKVTDENMLEKTFSTFHVSNMLLQQQYRERGFKKYSELIACLLLAEQNNELLLKNHESRPTGASPFPEANGTQFQNSGRGRGRGRRGGRGRSRGRGRGRGRDRSRFVPRENYSRGKQQNISQERENDYDPKEGEKKVYEEKCYRCGMEGHWSRTCRTAEHLVDLYQASLKKKDKDVETNFIDQKNAYDDDDADMTHLDIADFFEHPEDAK